One window of the Propionispora vibrioides genome contains the following:
- a CDS encoding branched-chain amino acid ABC transporter permease, whose translation MREATKKDILSLGACLVVYGILQALIMTNMIGPFWQLNLVLICINIILVSSLNLINGFAGQFSIGHAGFMAVGAYLGAVLTVKMHLPFIVAIFGGAVAAGMLGFLIGLPTLRLNGDYLAIATLGLGEIIRITILNIPYVGGASGFMGIPRYTTFTWVFFLTVFTIFFIKNLINSSHGRAIISIRENEIAAEAMGVDTTRYKVLAFTIGAAFAGVAGTLFSHYFYIAHPASFTFMKSFDILTMVVLGGLGSITGSITSAVLLTFVSAALASYPEWRMVIYSLVLIVLMIYRPQGLFGNKELSLQVFKNWGRLFGGDKHDAVKGK comes from the coding sequence ATGAGAGAGGCTACGAAAAAAGATATACTGTCTTTGGGCGCCTGCCTGGTTGTATACGGTATTCTACAAGCGCTCATTATGACGAATATGATTGGTCCTTTCTGGCAGCTGAATCTGGTGCTGATCTGTATTAACATTATCTTGGTAAGCAGCTTGAATTTGATTAACGGTTTTGCCGGACAGTTTTCCATCGGCCATGCCGGCTTTATGGCGGTCGGTGCCTATCTGGGAGCGGTACTGACGGTAAAAATGCACCTTCCTTTTATTGTAGCTATTTTTGGCGGTGCTGTGGCAGCCGGTATGCTTGGCTTTTTGATCGGTCTGCCGACGCTGCGGCTAAACGGTGACTATCTGGCCATTGCTACGTTGGGACTGGGTGAGATTATCCGTATTACCATCCTGAACATTCCTTATGTGGGCGGTGCGTCCGGCTTTATGGGCATCCCCCGCTATACCACCTTCACGTGGGTCTTCTTTTTGACAGTGTTTACTATCTTTTTTATCAAGAACCTAATTAATTCTTCTCATGGACGGGCGATTATTTCCATCAGGGAAAATGAAATCGCTGCCGAGGCCATGGGTGTTGATACAACCAGGTATAAAGTACTGGCCTTTACCATCGGCGCGGCTTTCGCCGGCGTGGCCGGGACGCTGTTTTCCCACTATTTTTACATTGCCCATCCGGCGTCCTTTACCTTTATGAAGTCCTTCGATATTCTGACCATGGTGGTGTTGGGCGGTCTGGGCAGTATTACCGGTTCGATCACTTCTGCCGTCCTCTTAACCTTTGTGTCGGCTGCCTTGGCCAGCTATCCCGAATGGCGCATGGTGATTTACTCGCTAGTGCTGATTGTACTGATGATCTACCGTCCGCAAGGATTATTCGGCAATAAAGAACTTAGCCTGCAGGTATTCAAAAACTGGGGCCGGTTATTTGGAGGTGACAAGCATGACGCTGTTAAAGGCAAGTAA
- a CDS encoding branched-chain amino acid ABC transporter permease, which yields MEASSFFQQFIQQLINGVSLGSIYSLIALGYTMVYGIIKLINFAHGDIYMLGAYLGFFATTTLKMPFLPALVLAMVGAALAGMIIERLAYRPLRSAPKIAVLITAIGVSLLLEYGGMLIVTPQPRTFPKVFAAELYNIGGIVINSQQIVILVVALLLMVLLTYVVQKTKIGKAMRAVSFDTDAARLMGINVDRVISFTFGIGSGLAAAAGVLVGVYYNSIDPLMGIMPGLKAFVAAVLGGIGVIPGAMLGGIIMGVVEALVSGFISSTFRDAAAFGILILILLFRPAGLLGKNVREKV from the coding sequence ATGGAGGCATCATCCTTTTTTCAACAGTTTATCCAACAGTTGATTAATGGTGTATCCCTGGGCAGTATTTATTCCTTGATTGCCCTTGGTTATACCATGGTTTACGGCATTATCAAACTTATCAATTTTGCTCATGGCGATATTTATATGCTGGGAGCCTATCTTGGCTTTTTTGCCACCACGACACTGAAGATGCCCTTTTTGCCGGCGTTGGTGCTGGCCATGGTGGGAGCCGCTCTGGCAGGTATGATTATTGAACGGCTAGCTTACCGGCCGTTGCGGTCGGCGCCGAAGATTGCCGTATTGATTACGGCAATCGGCGTATCGCTGCTCTTAGAGTATGGCGGGATGCTGATTGTAACGCCGCAGCCGCGGACCTTCCCGAAGGTGTTTGCCGCGGAGCTTTATAATATTGGCGGCATTGTTATCAACAGCCAACAGATTGTCATTCTGGTCGTTGCCTTGCTGCTCATGGTGCTGTTGACTTATGTCGTGCAGAAGACAAAAATCGGTAAAGCCATGCGGGCTGTTTCGTTTGATACCGATGCTGCCCGTTTAATGGGCATCAATGTGGACCGGGTTATTTCCTTTACCTTCGGTATTGGCTCCGGGCTGGCCGCCGCGGCCGGCGTGCTGGTTGGTGTTTACTACAATTCCATTGATCCGCTGATGGGCATTATGCCCGGTCTGAAGGCTTTTGTGGCGGCGGTATTGGGCGGGATCGGCGTAATTCCGGGAGCCATGCTCGGCGGCATTATCATGGGTGTGGTGGAAGCCCTGGTCAGCGGCTTCATTTCCTCGACTTTCCGCGATGCCGCAGCTTTTGGCATATTAATCCTCATTTTGCTGTTCAGGCCGGCCGGCTTGCTTGGCAAAAATGTACGTGAGAAAGTGTAG
- a CDS encoding ABC transporter substrate-binding protein codes for MVAKKMVKALFGLAMSAVLLAGCGGQQSADVIKLGANLEMTGGNATFGGSASNGAKLAIKQVNEKGGVLGKKLDLVVADNKSEAAEAANAMQKLITQDKVVAVIAPIASSSVIAGAQVNTDNQVLAISPTASNPKVTVDPATGKVRDFLFRAAFIDPFQGSVMANFATKSLKGKTAALYIDNSSDYAKGLGQFFKETFEKNGGKIVADEAYLAKDTDFKATLTKIKAANPDVLFVPGYYQEVGMIIKQARELGLMMPVLGGDGWDSAKLPEIAGADALNNTFFANHYSPDDNSPAIKDFVEAYKKEYGQVPDAFAALSYDATMMVIEAIKRANSTDPVAIKDALAKTRDYQAVSGLITLNETHDAVKSAVIIEMKDGKQTFKEKINP; via the coding sequence ATGGTTGCGAAAAAGATGGTAAAAGCATTGTTCGGACTTGCCATGTCTGCCGTTTTACTGGCGGGTTGTGGCGGACAGCAAAGCGCAGACGTCATTAAGCTCGGTGCCAATTTGGAAATGACCGGCGGAAATGCTACCTTTGGCGGATCGGCAAGCAATGGCGCCAAACTGGCTATCAAGCAGGTGAATGAAAAGGGCGGCGTGCTGGGCAAAAAACTGGATTTAGTGGTGGCCGATAACAAGAGTGAGGCCGCGGAAGCCGCTAATGCCATGCAAAAACTGATTACTCAGGATAAGGTAGTGGCGGTAATCGCTCCTATCGCATCCTCCAGCGTGATTGCCGGCGCTCAGGTAAACACCGACAACCAGGTTTTGGCGATCAGTCCGACGGCATCCAATCCCAAGGTTACGGTTGATCCGGCCACCGGCAAGGTAAGAGACTTCCTGTTCAGAGCAGCGTTTATTGATCCTTTCCAGGGTTCGGTTATGGCCAATTTTGCCACCAAATCGCTGAAAGGCAAAACAGCGGCTCTGTACATCGACAACTCCAGTGACTATGCCAAAGGGCTGGGCCAGTTCTTTAAGGAAACCTTTGAGAAAAACGGCGGCAAGATTGTAGCCGATGAGGCCTATTTAGCTAAAGACACCGATTTTAAGGCAACGCTTACCAAAATAAAAGCAGCCAATCCGGATGTGCTTTTCGTACCGGGATATTATCAGGAAGTGGGTATGATTATCAAGCAGGCCCGCGAACTTGGTTTAATGATGCCGGTGCTGGGCGGCGACGGCTGGGATTCGGCTAAACTGCCGGAAATTGCCGGCGCCGATGCGCTGAACAATACCTTTTTTGCCAACCATTATTCTCCTGACGACAACAGTCCGGCGATCAAAGACTTTGTTGAGGCTTATAAGAAAGAGTACGGCCAGGTACCGGACGCTTTTGCCGCCTTGTCCTACGATGCTACGATGATGGTCATCGAAGCGATCAAACGGGCTAATTCAACCGATCCGGTTGCGATTAAGGACGCACTGGCTAAGACCAGGGATTATCAGGCTGTATCCGGTCTGATTACCTTGAATGAAACCCATGATGCCGTGAAGAGTGCCGTTATCATTGAGATGAAAGACGGCAAGCAAACTTTTAAGGAGAAAATTAATCCTTAA
- a CDS encoding ABC transporter substrate-binding protein → MKKKWLGVMTSALVLMSLVAGCGNSATSNDKEIRIGGNFELTGGVADYGKQSLNGIMLAIKEANDAGGVLGKKIVLVQADNKSEASEAANAATKLITQDKVSAMLGPITSSNAIAALQISQDNKVPLVTPTGTNTKITVDDNGQVRPYAFRGCFIDPFQGIVMANFATKTLHAKTAVIYIDSSSDYSKNLAESFTESFTKNGGQIIGKEAFLQKDQDFKATLTKIKSLNADIIFIPAYYEEVGKIVKQARELGINVPLLGTDGWDNAKITEIAGTGPLNNTFFSNHYSAEDKDPRVVKFVEDYKKEYNEAPSAFSALGYDTALMLIDAIKRAGSDDPEKIREALEKTKDLQVVTGILTLDANHNPIKSAVVVEMKDGKQVFKEKVNP, encoded by the coding sequence ATGAAGAAAAAGTGGTTGGGAGTTATGACATCTGCTTTAGTGCTGATGTCGTTGGTAGCAGGTTGCGGAAATAGTGCTACCTCGAATGACAAGGAAATCCGTATCGGTGGCAACTTTGAGCTGACCGGCGGTGTAGCCGACTATGGCAAGCAGTCGTTAAACGGAATCATGCTGGCGATTAAAGAAGCTAATGACGCCGGCGGTGTGCTGGGCAAAAAGATTGTGCTTGTACAGGCTGACAACAAGTCGGAAGCTTCGGAAGCAGCCAATGCAGCAACAAAACTGATTACGCAGGATAAAGTTTCAGCTATGCTAGGACCGATTACCAGTTCGAACGCAATTGCCGCGTTGCAAATTTCTCAGGACAACAAAGTCCCGTTAGTTACTCCTACAGGCACTAATACAAAAATTACCGTAGATGATAATGGACAGGTAAGACCGTATGCTTTCCGTGGCTGCTTTATCGATCCGTTCCAGGGCATCGTAATGGCTAACTTTGCTACCAAGACGCTGCATGCTAAAACGGCAGTCATTTACATCGACAGCAGCTCCGATTATTCCAAGAATCTGGCTGAATCGTTTACGGAAAGCTTTACGAAAAATGGCGGACAGATCATCGGCAAAGAAGCCTTCCTGCAAAAAGATCAGGATTTCAAGGCTACTCTGACTAAAATCAAGAGCCTCAATGCCGATATTATTTTCATTCCGGCCTACTATGAAGAAGTTGGCAAGATTGTAAAACAGGCCCGCGAATTGGGCATCAATGTACCTTTATTGGGTACCGACGGCTGGGATAACGCCAAAATAACTGAAATTGCTGGCACCGGACCGCTGAACAACACGTTCTTCAGCAATCACTATTCAGCCGAAGACAAAGATCCCCGGGTAGTTAAATTTGTGGAAGACTATAAAAAAGAATACAATGAAGCACCCAGTGCTTTCTCCGCGCTCGGCTATGACACCGCGCTCATGTTGATTGACGCAATCAAACGGGCCGGCAGCGATGATCCGGAAAAAATCAGAGAAGCCCTGGAAAAGACCAAAGATTTGCAGGTCGTTACCGGCATACTGACCTTGGATGCTAACCATAATCCGATCAAGAGTGCCGTTGTAGTGGAAATGAAAGACGGCAAGCAAGTGTTTAAAGAAAAAGTTAATCCCTAA
- a CDS encoding ABC transporter substrate-binding protein, with product MRKKWMGLLLSAVMVTGLVAGCGSSTGSDSKEIKIGANFELTGGVANFGKQTVNGIMLAFKEVNEAGGVNGKKLVLVQADNKSEPSEAANAVTKLITQDKVSAVLGPVTSSDVLATLQIGQDNKVPIITPTGTNPNITVDNGQVRPYAFRGCFIDPFQGQVMANFAAKTLKAKTAVIYIDSSSDYSKGLSESFEAAFTKNGGQIIGKEAFLQKDQDFKATLTKIKGMNPDVVFIPAYYEEVGKINKQARELGITVPLLGTDGWDDSKLVEIAGAAALNNGFFSNHYSPEDKDPRVVKFVEAYKKEYNEAPSALAALGYDTALMLIDAIKRAGSDDPGKIRDALEKTKDLQVVTGVLTLDENHNPVKSAVVIEMKDGKQVFREKVNP from the coding sequence ATGAGAAAAAAATGGATGGGGTTGCTGTTGAGTGCCGTCATGGTAACAGGTTTGGTAGCCGGCTGCGGTTCCTCAACGGGTTCCGATTCAAAGGAAATTAAAATCGGGGCCAATTTTGAGTTAACCGGCGGTGTTGCTAACTTCGGCAAACAGACGGTCAATGGTATTATGCTTGCTTTTAAAGAAGTTAATGAAGCCGGCGGTGTTAACGGTAAGAAATTAGTGCTGGTTCAGGCCGATAATAAATCGGAGCCTTCCGAAGCGGCCAATGCGGTAACCAAGCTGATCACCCAGGACAAAGTATCGGCCGTATTAGGTCCGGTAACCAGTTCTGACGTACTGGCCACGCTGCAAATCGGCCAGGATAACAAAGTGCCGATTATTACCCCGACCGGAACCAATCCTAACATTACGGTAGATAACGGCCAAGTTAGACCCTATGCTTTCCGCGGCTGCTTCATTGATCCTTTCCAGGGCCAGGTTATGGCAAACTTTGCGGCTAAAACACTGAAAGCCAAAACAGCGGTCATCTATATTGACAGCAGCTCCGACTATTCCAAGGGTTTGTCCGAATCTTTTGAAGCCGCTTTCACGAAAAACGGCGGACAGATTATCGGCAAGGAAGCTTTCTTGCAAAAGGACCAGGACTTTAAAGCTACTTTGACTAAAATTAAAGGGATGAATCCTGATGTTGTGTTCATTCCGGCCTATTATGAAGAGGTTGGCAAGATTAACAAACAGGCTCGTGAATTAGGTATTACTGTGCCGCTGCTCGGCACCGACGGTTGGGATGATTCCAAACTGGTGGAAATTGCCGGTGCAGCCGCTTTAAATAACGGTTTCTTCAGCAATCACTATTCACCGGAAGACAAAGATCCCCGTGTTGTGAAATTTGTGGAAGCCTATAAGAAAGAGTACAACGAAGCTCCCAGCGCTTTAGCAGCACTTGGCTATGACACGGCGCTCATGTTGATCGACGCGATCAAACGGGCCGGCAGTGATGATCCGGGCAAAATCAGAGACGCTCTGGAAAAGACCAAAGACCTGCAGGTTGTAACCGGTGTGTTGACGTTGGATGAAAACCATAATCCGGTTAAGAGCGCCGTAGTTATCGAAATGAAAGACGGCAAACAGGTATTTAGAGAAAAGGTAAATCCGTAA
- a CDS encoding carbon-nitrogen hydrolase family protein, producing MPTVNLGICQMPVVEEKKENLKTAAAYVAAAAVRGCRIVILPEMFNCPYQTELFAAYAESYPHGETLQLLGALAARHRVVLVGGSIPERDSAGRIYNTCFVFDRNGSLLGKHRKVHLFDIAIAQGTQFQESAVITAGNAGTVLTVDGLRLGVAICYDLRFPELARAMVLQGADILIYPAAFSPVTGPVHWELLLRARAVDNQVFTVGVSPAATPGAAYQPYGHSLVVDPWGEPLGQCGSQEELLCVAVDLTRLQKVRQELPLLQHRRPDLY from the coding sequence ATGCCTACCGTTAACCTGGGCATCTGCCAGATGCCGGTTGTGGAAGAAAAGAAGGAAAACCTGAAAACAGCGGCAGCCTATGTGGCGGCAGCCGCTGTCCGGGGCTGCCGGATTGTGATACTGCCGGAAATGTTTAACTGCCCTTATCAGACCGAACTGTTCGCCGCCTACGCCGAAAGCTATCCCCATGGTGAAACGCTTCAATTGTTGGGAGCTCTGGCGGCCCGGCACCGTGTTGTGCTGGTGGGCGGCTCGATTCCCGAACGGGACAGCGCGGGAAGGATTTATAACACCTGTTTTGTTTTTGACCGGAATGGCAGTTTACTGGGCAAGCACCGGAAAGTCCATTTGTTTGACATAGCGATTGCTCAGGGGACGCAATTTCAGGAGTCGGCGGTTATCACCGCCGGCAATGCCGGGACAGTCCTGACGGTTGACGGACTGCGCCTGGGGGTGGCTATTTGCTATGATTTACGGTTCCCGGAGTTGGCCCGTGCGATGGTACTGCAGGGAGCGGATATTCTGATATATCCTGCCGCCTTTAGTCCGGTTACCGGACCGGTTCACTGGGAACTGCTGCTCCGGGCACGGGCCGTGGACAATCAAGTGTTTACGGTAGGAGTGTCGCCAGCGGCCACACCGGGTGCCGCCTATCAGCCTTACGGCCACTCCCTGGTGGTGGACCCTTGGGGCGAACCGCTTGGTCAATGCGGCAGCCAGGAAGAGCTGCTTTGTGTTGCGGTTGATTTGACCAGGCTGCAGAAGGTTCGGCAAGAGCTGCCGCTTTTGCAGCACCGGCGGCCCGATTTGTATTAA